In Pseudomonas lalkuanensis, the following are encoded in one genomic region:
- a CDS encoding slipin family protein, producing MAFPLSFATLLFLLIVLAVSAIRIFREYERGVVFQLGRFWKVKGPGLVLIIPAIQQVVRVDLRTVVLDVPPQDVISRDNVSVKVNAVLYFRVLDPQRAIIQVENFLMATSQLAQTTLRAVLGKHELDEMLAERERLNVDIQQALDSQTDAWGIKVSNVEIKHVDINESMVRAIARQAEAERERRAKVIHAEGELQASEKLMQAAEMLSRQDGAMQLRYMQTLGSIANDKTTTIVFPLPVDLLGGMAKGGRKDQES from the coding sequence ATGGCCTTTCCGCTGAGTTTTGCCACCCTCCTGTTCCTGCTGATCGTGCTGGCGGTTTCGGCCATCCGCATCTTCCGAGAATACGAGCGCGGCGTGGTGTTCCAGCTCGGGCGCTTCTGGAAGGTCAAGGGGCCGGGGCTGGTGCTGATCATCCCGGCCATCCAGCAGGTGGTGCGGGTGGACCTGCGCACCGTGGTGCTGGACGTGCCTCCCCAGGACGTGATTTCTCGCGACAACGTCTCGGTGAAGGTCAACGCAGTGCTCTACTTCCGGGTGCTGGACCCGCAACGCGCCATCATCCAGGTGGAGAACTTCCTCATGGCCACCAGCCAGTTGGCCCAGACCACCCTGCGCGCGGTGCTCGGCAAGCATGAGCTGGACGAGATGCTGGCCGAGCGCGAACGCCTCAACGTCGATATCCAGCAGGCCCTGGACTCCCAGACCGATGCCTGGGGCATCAAGGTCTCCAACGTCGAGATCAAGCACGTCGACATCAACGAATCCATGGTCCGCGCCATCGCCCGCCAGGCCGAGGCCGAACGCGAACGCCGGGCCAAGGTGATCCACGCCGAAGGCGAGCTGCAGGCCTCGGAGAAACTGATGCAGGCCGCCGAGATGCTCAGCCGCCAGGACGGCGCCATGCAGTTGCGCTACATGCAGACGCTCGGCTCCATCGCCAATGACAAGACCACCACTATCGTCTTCCCCCTGCCAGTGGACTTGCTCGGCGGCATGGCCAAGGGTGGGCGAAAGGACCAGGAAAGCTGA
- the ald gene encoding alanine dehydrogenase, whose amino-acid sequence MRIGVPKEIKNHEYRVGLTPQSVAELTRLGHEVWVETRAGTAIGFSDEDYQAAGARTASGAGEVFEQAELIVKVKEPLTQERARLRPEQTLFTYLHLAPDRPQTEELIASGATCIAYETVTDSHGRLPLLAPMSEVAGRMSIQAGASCLEKAKGGRGVLLGGVPGVAPGKVVVLGGGVVGTHALAMAVGLGADVTVLDKSVDTLRRLDSLYGNRITTLYSTHGTVREQVLAADLVIGGVLIPGAAAPKLITAEMVARMQEGAVLVDVAIDQGGCAETSHATTHAEPTYVVDGVVHYCVANMPGAVARTSTLALNNATLPFVIALAQKGTRKALEDDLHLRHGLNVAKGRLTNGSVAAAHRMDYVHLEEMLKLL is encoded by the coding sequence ATGCGTATCGGAGTGCCGAAGGAGATCAAGAACCACGAATACCGGGTCGGCCTGACCCCGCAATCTGTGGCCGAATTGACCCGCCTGGGGCATGAGGTCTGGGTGGAGACCAGGGCCGGTACCGCGATCGGATTTTCCGACGAGGACTACCAGGCCGCCGGTGCCAGGACTGCCAGCGGCGCCGGGGAGGTCTTCGAGCAAGCCGAACTCATCGTCAAGGTCAAGGAACCCCTGACCCAGGAGCGCGCGCGCCTGCGTCCGGAGCAGACCCTGTTCACCTACCTCCACCTGGCCCCGGATCGCCCGCAGACCGAAGAGCTGATCGCCTCCGGCGCCACCTGCATCGCCTACGAAACCGTCACCGACAGCCATGGCCGCCTGCCCCTGCTTGCGCCCATGTCGGAAGTGGCCGGGCGCATGTCCATCCAGGCCGGTGCCAGTTGCCTGGAAAAAGCCAAGGGCGGCCGTGGCGTGCTGCTGGGCGGCGTGCCCGGCGTGGCACCGGGCAAGGTCGTGGTGCTGGGCGGCGGCGTGGTCGGTACCCATGCGCTGGCCATGGCGGTCGGCCTGGGCGCCGATGTCACCGTTCTGGACAAGAGCGTGGACACCCTGCGCCGGCTCGACTCTCTCTACGGCAATCGCATCACCACCCTGTACTCCACCCACGGCACCGTGCGCGAGCAGGTGCTGGCGGCCGACCTGGTGATTGGCGGCGTACTCATCCCCGGCGCTGCCGCACCCAAGCTCATTACCGCCGAAATGGTGGCACGCATGCAGGAAGGTGCGGTGCTGGTGGATGTGGCCATCGACCAGGGCGGTTGTGCGGAAACTTCGCATGCCACCACCCACGCCGAGCCCACCTACGTAGTCGACGGCGTGGTGCACTACTGCGTGGCCAACATGCCCGGCGCCGTGGCACGTACCTCGACCCTGGCGCTGAACAACGCCACCCTGCCCTTCGTCATCGCCCTGGCGCAGAAAGGCACGCGCAAGGCGCTGGAAGACGACCTGCACCTGCGCCATGGCCTGAACGTGGCGAAGGGACGGCTCACCAATGGCAGCGTCGCCGCCGCGCATCGTATGGACTACGTGCACCTGGAAGAAATGCTCAAGCTGCTTTGA
- a CDS encoding methyl-accepting chemotaxis protein: MPSNLKFSQKILLAASLVMIVAFTLFVLFNDYRQRQALNADVHASLQEVGSLATRNIKTWLEGRIQLVESLAQQLSSNGQQGEPLTAALNLPVYGQRFQLTYFGGVDGAMTSVPAGNRPADYDPRVRGWYKAASAIQGTALTEPYIAASSQKLVITIATPVHRDGQMAGVAGADMELANIAQLIDSLKLQGHGHAFLVSAEGKVLLHPDNRYILKGINELYPQDTPKVAAGVSEFGVDGKTQFIAFTPLEGLPGANWYVALVLDQDAAFAMLDEVRTSAIVATLIAVIATVLLLGMLIRVLMQPLHQLGHAMREIADGDGDLTKRLSVHAHDEFGAVATSFNRFVERVHGSIREVSSATTHVNQVAKLVLNASNSSMSNSDEQANRTNSVAAAINELGAAAQEIARNAADASHQASSARTLAEDGRQVVERTIVAMNELSGKIRASCGNIETLNSKTVNIGQILEVIKGISEQTNLLALNAAIEAARAGEAGRGFAVVADEVRNLAHRTQESAQEIQQMIEELQVGAREAVTTMTESQRYSEQSVEIANQAGERLGSVTQRIGEIDGMNQSVATATEEQTAVVDSLNMDITEINTLNQEGVENLQATLRACADLDQQAARLQQLVGSFRI, encoded by the coding sequence ATGCCCTCAAACCTGAAGTTCAGCCAAAAGATCCTGCTGGCCGCCTCGCTGGTGATGATCGTGGCCTTCACCCTCTTCGTGCTGTTCAACGACTACCGCCAGCGCCAGGCCCTGAACGCCGACGTGCATGCCTCGCTGCAAGAGGTGGGCAGCCTGGCCACCCGCAACATCAAGACCTGGCTGGAGGGCCGCATCCAACTGGTGGAATCCCTGGCCCAGCAGTTGTCCAGCAATGGCCAGCAGGGCGAGCCGCTGACCGCCGCGCTGAACCTGCCGGTGTACGGCCAGCGCTTCCAGCTCACCTACTTCGGCGGCGTCGACGGCGCCATGACCTCGGTTCCCGCCGGCAACCGTCCGGCCGATTACGACCCGCGCGTCCGTGGCTGGTACAAGGCCGCCAGCGCCATCCAGGGCACCGCCCTGACCGAGCCCTATATCGCCGCCTCGTCGCAGAAGCTGGTGATCACCATCGCCACGCCGGTTCACCGTGATGGCCAGATGGCCGGCGTGGCCGGCGCCGACATGGAGCTGGCGAACATCGCCCAACTGATCGACTCGCTGAAGCTCCAGGGCCATGGCCATGCCTTCCTGGTGAGCGCCGAAGGCAAGGTGCTGCTGCACCCGGACAACCGCTACATCCTCAAGGGCATCAACGAGCTGTACCCGCAGGACACCCCGAAGGTGGCTGCCGGCGTCAGCGAGTTCGGGGTGGACGGCAAGACCCAGTTCATCGCCTTCACCCCGCTGGAAGGCCTGCCCGGCGCGAACTGGTACGTCGCCCTGGTGCTGGACCAGGACGCCGCCTTCGCCATGCTCGATGAAGTGCGCACCTCGGCGATCGTCGCCACCCTGATCGCCGTGATCGCCACCGTCCTGCTGCTGGGCATGCTGATCCGCGTGCTGATGCAGCCGCTGCACCAGCTTGGCCATGCCATGCGCGAAATCGCCGATGGCGACGGCGACTTGACCAAGCGGCTCAGCGTTCACGCCCACGATGAGTTCGGTGCGGTGGCCACGTCCTTCAACCGCTTCGTCGAGCGCGTCCACGGCTCCATCCGCGAAGTGTCCTCAGCCACCACCCATGTGAACCAGGTGGCCAAGCTGGTGCTGAACGCCTCCAACTCGTCCATGAGCAACTCCGACGAGCAGGCCAACCGCACCAACAGCGTCGCCGCCGCGATCAACGAACTGGGCGCTGCCGCCCAGGAAATCGCCCGCAACGCCGCCGATGCCTCGCACCAGGCCTCCTCCGCCCGCACCCTCGCCGAAGACGGTCGCCAGGTGGTGGAACGCACCATCGTCGCGATGAACGAGCTGTCCGGGAAGATCCGCGCTTCCTGCGGCAACATCGAGACGCTGAACAGCAAGACGGTGAACATCGGCCAGATCCTCGAGGTGATCAAGGGCATCTCCGAGCAGACCAACCTGCTGGCGCTCAACGCCGCCATCGAGGCCGCCCGCGCCGGGGAAGCCGGCCGCGGCTTCGCCGTGGTGGCCGACGAGGTGCGCAACCTGGCCCACCGCACCCAGGAATCGGCGCAGGAAATCCAGCAGATGATCGAGGAACTGCAGGTCGGCGCCCGCGAAGCGGTCACCACCATGACCGAGAGCCAGCGCTACAGCGAGCAGAGCGTGGAAATCGCCAACCAGGCCGGCGAGCGACTGGGCAGCGTGACCCAGCGCATCGGCGAGATCGACGGCATGAACCAGTCGGTGGCCACCGCCACCGAGGAACAGACCGCCGTGGTCGACTCGCTGAACATGGACATCACCGAGATCAACACCCTCAACCAGGAAGGCGTGGAAAACCTCCAGGCCACCCTGCGTGCCTGCGCCGACCTGGACCAGCAGGCCGCACGGCTGCAGCAGCTGGTGGGGAGTTTCCGGATCTGA
- a CDS encoding I78 family peptidase inhibitor — translation MYFKPISLSLALAGLLLAGCSSTDKPETPAAAAQAAEASLSGTCSSAAVAALVGKNADTALVEQAKRQSGAEMARVLRPHQPITMDYNSRRLNIDVDELGVVKQFSCG, via the coding sequence ATGTACTTCAAGCCGATTTCCCTCAGTCTCGCCCTTGCCGGCCTGCTCCTGGCCGGTTGCAGCTCGACAGACAAGCCCGAGACTCCCGCCGCTGCCGCCCAGGCCGCCGAGGCGTCGCTCTCCGGCACCTGCAGTAGTGCCGCTGTGGCCGCCCTGGTGGGTAAGAACGCGGATACCGCGCTGGTCGAGCAGGCCAAGCGCCAATCCGGTGCCGAGATGGCCCGAGTGTTGCGCCCTCACCAGCCGATCACCATGGACTACAACTCCCGCCGCCTGAACATCGATGTCGATGAGCTTGGAGTGGTGAAGCAGTTCAGCTGTGGCTGA
- a CDS encoding pseudouridine synthase codes for MPRTPSIRPSTLHLPQGDWSTVLDCLCDRFPAIPRETWLERMDTGKVTDGEGNPLGPAHPYQVAMRVHYFREVKGEKAIPFEETVLHVDEHLVVADKPHFLPVMPAGEYVEETLQARLTRRLGNPHLVPLHRIDRHTAGLVLFSANPASRNIYHALFRDREIHKRYEAIAPALPHLTFPLLRETRLGKGEPFFRMQEVEGEPNSRTRLNVLEKNGHLWRYDLEPITGKQHQLRVHLAALGAAICNDGFYPALTDKGGPDDYCRPLKLLARSLEFDDPISGQSRRFDSRLRLDW; via the coding sequence ATGCCCCGCACCCCGAGCATACGCCCCAGCACCCTCCACCTGCCCCAGGGCGACTGGAGCACGGTGCTCGACTGCCTCTGTGACCGCTTCCCCGCCATTCCCCGCGAAACCTGGCTGGAGCGCATGGACACCGGCAAGGTGACCGACGGCGAGGGGAACCCGCTCGGCCCGGCGCATCCCTATCAGGTGGCGATGCGGGTGCATTACTTCCGCGAGGTGAAGGGCGAGAAGGCCATTCCCTTCGAGGAAACCGTGCTGCACGTCGACGAGCACCTGGTGGTGGCCGACAAACCGCACTTCCTTCCGGTGATGCCGGCTGGCGAGTACGTCGAGGAAACCCTGCAGGCGCGTCTGACCCGGCGCCTGGGCAATCCGCACCTGGTGCCGTTGCACCGCATCGACCGCCACACCGCCGGCCTGGTGCTGTTCTCCGCCAACCCGGCCAGCCGCAACATCTACCACGCGCTGTTCCGCGACCGAGAGATCCACAAGCGCTACGAAGCCATCGCCCCCGCCCTGCCCCATCTGACGTTTCCGCTGCTGCGGGAAACCCGCCTCGGCAAGGGCGAGCCGTTCTTCCGCATGCAGGAAGTCGAGGGCGAGCCCAATAGCCGCACCCGCCTGAACGTGCTGGAGAAGAATGGCCACCTCTGGCGCTATGACCTTGAACCCATCACCGGCAAGCAGCACCAGTTGCGGGTGCACCTGGCGGCCCTCGGCGCGGCCATCTGCAACGACGGGTTCTACCCGGCGCTGACCGACAAGGGCGGGCCTGACGACTACTGCCGCCCCCTCAAGCTGCTGGCCCGCAGCCTCGAATTCGATGACCCCATCAGCGGCCAATCGCGCCGTTTCGACAGCCGTTTGCGTCTGGACTGGTAA
- the lpdA gene encoding dihydrolipoyl dehydrogenase produces the protein MSAYDVVVIGGGPGGYNAAIKAGQLGMKVACVEGRETLGGTCLNVGCMPSKALLHASELYEAASGKEFATLGIQVKPKLDLAQMMAQKTESVTALTKGIEFLFRKNKVEWVKGWGRIDGAGKVVVTAADGQQQILETRHIVIATGSEPTPLPGVTIDNKRILDSTGALSLPEVPKHLVVIGAGVIGLELGSVWRRLGAQVTVVEYLGRICPGLDDETAKTLQRALTRQGMSFKLGSKVTSAKSGKAGVELSIEPAAGGLAETLKADYVLVAIGRRPYTEGLGLETVGLTTDARGMLANERHQTPAPNVWVIGDVTSGPMLAHKAEDEAIVCIERIAGQAAEVNYNVIPNVIYTRPEVASVGKSEEQLKAEGRPYRVGKFPFTANSRAKINHETEGFVKVLADERTDEVLGVHMVGPSVSEMIGEYCVAMEFSASAEDIALICHPHPTRSEALRQAAMDVHGAAMQA, from the coding sequence ATGAGCGCATACGACGTGGTAGTGATCGGCGGTGGTCCGGGTGGCTACAACGCGGCGATCAAGGCTGGCCAGTTGGGCATGAAAGTGGCCTGCGTCGAAGGCCGGGAAACCCTGGGCGGCACCTGCCTGAACGTCGGCTGCATGCCCTCCAAGGCCCTGCTGCATGCCTCCGAACTCTATGAAGCGGCCTCCGGCAAGGAGTTCGCCACCCTGGGCATCCAGGTCAAGCCCAAGCTCGACCTGGCGCAGATGATGGCGCAGAAGACCGAAAGCGTGACCGCCCTGACCAAGGGCATCGAGTTCCTCTTCCGCAAGAACAAGGTGGAATGGGTCAAGGGCTGGGGTCGCATCGACGGCGCGGGCAAGGTGGTGGTGACCGCCGCCGACGGCCAGCAGCAGATCCTGGAAACCCGCCACATCGTCATCGCCACCGGCTCCGAACCCACGCCGCTGCCCGGGGTGACCATCGACAACAAACGCATCCTCGACTCCACCGGCGCCCTGTCGCTACCGGAGGTGCCCAAGCATCTGGTGGTGATCGGCGCCGGAGTGATCGGCCTGGAGCTCGGCTCGGTCTGGCGCCGCCTGGGAGCCCAGGTGACGGTGGTGGAATACCTCGGGCGCATCTGCCCCGGCCTTGACGATGAAACCGCCAAGACCCTGCAACGCGCCCTGACCAGGCAGGGCATGAGCTTCAAGCTGGGCTCCAAGGTCACCAGCGCCAAGTCCGGCAAGGCCGGCGTGGAACTGTCCATCGAACCGGCCGCCGGCGGCCTGGCGGAAACCCTCAAGGCCGACTACGTGCTGGTGGCCATCGGCCGTCGCCCCTACACCGAAGGCCTCGGCCTGGAGACCGTGGGCCTGACCACCGACGCCCGCGGCATGCTCGCCAACGAACGCCACCAGACCCCGGCTCCCAATGTCTGGGTCATCGGCGACGTCACCTCCGGCCCGATGCTCGCCCACAAGGCCGAGGACGAAGCCATCGTCTGCATCGAACGCATCGCCGGCCAGGCGGCCGAGGTGAACTACAACGTCATCCCCAACGTGATCTACACCCGCCCGGAAGTGGCCAGCGTGGGCAAGAGCGAGGAACAGCTGAAGGCCGAAGGGCGCCCCTACCGCGTCGGCAAATTCCCCTTCACCGCCAACAGCCGGGCCAAGATCAACCACGAAACCGAAGGCTTCGTGAAAGTCCTGGCGGACGAGCGCACCGACGAGGTGCTGGGCGTGCACATGGTCGGTCCGAGTGTCAGCGAGATGATCGGCGAGTACTGCGTGGCCATGGAATTCTCCGCCTCGGCCGAAGATATCGCCCTGATCTGCCACCCCCACCCAACCCGCTCCGAAGCCCTGCGCCAGGCCGCGATGGATGTGCATGGAGCGGCAATGCAGGCCTGA
- a CDS encoding anti-sigma factor family protein, which translates to MNAFHPSEDDLHAYLDGELDAEQSRAVEAYLAANPEAAARVEAWRRDAQMLRVALANPGLAPNPRLDPVAIRASLRARKQRRLALAASFVLALGAGGLGGWQARDMSLLAANPPMQDALQAHRLFAASPVVDIRARQPGELQAWLDQRFSHAARIPDLSPYGFTPVGGRWLVTEQGAAALLLFEDSQGQRVSLYLRAPGSLYPSMKQGQRRDGGLEARYWSRDGYNYALVSREGDPRSEVLGRALAF; encoded by the coding sequence ATGAACGCATTCCATCCCAGCGAAGATGACCTGCACGCATACCTCGACGGCGAGCTGGACGCCGAGCAGAGCAGGGCGGTGGAAGCCTATCTCGCGGCCAATCCGGAAGCGGCCGCGCGGGTGGAGGCCTGGCGGCGGGACGCCCAGATGCTCCGCGTGGCCCTGGCCAATCCGGGCCTGGCGCCCAACCCGCGCCTCGACCCGGTGGCCATCCGGGCTTCACTGCGTGCGCGCAAACAGCGTCGGCTGGCCCTGGCGGCCTCCTTCGTCCTGGCCCTGGGCGCGGGTGGACTGGGCGGCTGGCAAGCGCGGGACATGAGCCTGCTGGCGGCCAACCCGCCGATGCAGGATGCCCTGCAGGCTCACCGTCTGTTCGCCGCCAGCCCAGTGGTCGACATCCGCGCCAGGCAACCCGGCGAACTCCAGGCATGGCTGGACCAGCGCTTCAGCCATGCGGCGAGAATTCCCGACCTCAGCCCCTATGGCTTCACCCCGGTAGGTGGCCGCTGGCTGGTGACCGAACAGGGTGCGGCGGCGTTGCTCCTGTTCGAAGACAGCCAGGGGCAACGGGTCAGCCTGTACCTGCGCGCGCCGGGTTCGCTCTACCCGAGCATGAAGCAGGGCCAGCGCCGGGACGGCGGACTGGAGGCCCGATACTGGTCGAGGGATGGCTACAACTACGCGCTGGTGAGCAGGGAAGGGGACCCGCGCAGCGAGGTGCTGGGGCGGGCGCTGGCGTTCTGA
- a CDS encoding sigma-70 family RNA polymerase sigma factor, whose amino-acid sequence MNMIEDAELRELLQRLRRFALWLTRNASSADDLVQATLERALSRWSSKGDGNLRAWLFAILYRQFLDGQRRARRHARLLEIFGGRTEEAPSTEDLVVNQATLEAFGRLPAEQRALLLLVSVEGLSYKEAADTLGIPIGTVMSRLSRARKALRALAEGEMSNPHLRVLK is encoded by the coding sequence ATGAACATGATCGAAGACGCGGAACTGCGGGAGTTGTTACAGAGGCTGCGACGTTTCGCGCTGTGGCTGACGCGCAATGCGAGCAGCGCCGACGACCTGGTCCAGGCGACCCTGGAGCGGGCACTGTCGCGCTGGAGCAGCAAGGGCGACGGCAACCTCCGCGCCTGGCTGTTCGCCATCCTCTATCGGCAGTTCCTCGACGGCCAGCGGCGGGCCCGTCGCCACGCGCGGCTGCTGGAAATCTTCGGTGGCCGCACCGAAGAGGCGCCCTCCACCGAGGACCTGGTGGTCAACCAGGCCACCCTCGAGGCTTTCGGCAGGCTGCCGGCCGAGCAGCGCGCGCTCCTGCTTCTGGTGAGCGTGGAAGGGCTCAGCTACAAGGAGGCCGCCGATACCCTCGGCATTCCCATCGGCACCGTGATGTCCAGGCTGTCCCGCGCGCGCAAGGCGCTGCGTGCGCTGGCCGAAGGCGAGATGTCCAACCCTCATCTACGGGTACTCAAATGA
- a CDS encoding catalase family peroxidase → MSKSPPKGIDLAARLAVIGLATGGLAAAFAYAGGWIGGEHLTPQRIIDAFEANAGKFPGYRKNHAKGICITGHFESNGQAAQLSRASVFAPGKVPVIGRLAIGGSNPHVPDAGVPTRSMALLFQLPGGEQWRTGMNTPPVLPVATPEAFYEQVLAARPDPATGKPDPAKIQAFFAAHPESAAFRQWSQSAKPSNSFANVAYNGINAFRLLDAAGNGHFVRWSVQPEAPFEPLGDAGSDPDFLSHDLQQRLAQGPLRWQLMLTLAEPGDPTHDATRQWPADRRQVDAGTLVVESAEPQDSGACRDINYDPTVLPDGIQVSDDPILAARAAAYAVSYNRRTREGAPGAGQGVQQ, encoded by the coding sequence ATGAGCAAGTCACCACCCAAGGGGATCGACCTGGCGGCACGACTGGCCGTGATCGGCCTGGCCACTGGCGGACTGGCAGCCGCCTTCGCCTACGCCGGCGGCTGGATCGGCGGCGAACACCTGACGCCGCAGCGGATCATCGACGCCTTCGAGGCCAACGCCGGCAAGTTCCCCGGCTACCGCAAGAACCACGCGAAAGGCATCTGCATTACCGGCCACTTCGAGAGCAACGGCCAGGCTGCGCAGCTGTCCCGCGCCAGCGTCTTCGCCCCCGGCAAGGTGCCGGTGATCGGCCGCCTGGCCATCGGCGGCAGCAATCCCCACGTGCCGGATGCCGGCGTACCCACCCGCAGCATGGCATTGCTGTTCCAGTTGCCCGGCGGCGAGCAGTGGCGCACCGGAATGAACACGCCACCGGTGCTGCCGGTGGCCACCCCGGAAGCCTTTTACGAGCAGGTGCTGGCGGCCCGCCCCGATCCCGCCACCGGCAAGCCGGACCCAGCAAAGATCCAGGCCTTCTTCGCCGCCCACCCGGAAAGCGCCGCCTTCCGCCAGTGGTCGCAGAGTGCCAAGCCCAGCAACAGCTTTGCCAACGTCGCCTACAACGGCATCAACGCCTTCCGTCTGCTGGACGCCGCCGGCAATGGCCACTTCGTGCGCTGGTCGGTGCAACCGGAGGCGCCGTTCGAGCCCCTGGGGGATGCCGGCAGCGACCCGGACTTCCTCAGCCACGACTTGCAGCAACGCCTGGCGCAGGGCCCATTGCGCTGGCAGCTGATGCTGACCCTGGCCGAACCCGGCGACCCCACCCATGACGCAACCCGCCAATGGCCCGCCGACCGCCGCCAGGTGGATGCGGGCACCCTGGTGGTGGAAAGCGCCGAGCCGCAGGACAGTGGCGCCTGCCGCGACATCAACTACGACCCGACGGTGCTGCCCGACGGCATCCAGGTCTCCGACGACCCGATCCTCGCCGCACGCGCGGCCGCCTATGCCGTGTCCTACAACCGCCGCACCCGGGAAGGCGCACCCGGCGCCGGGCAAGGAGTCCAGCAATGA
- a CDS encoding cytochrome b, with protein MNTPTRFSPLLRVLHWLMAFLLLAMLFIGVSMVGDLSPRHSALVALHKPLGVTLLVLVLIRLTVRLTRPVPPLPADMPGWQQRIAMLSHLLLYGLMIALPLVGWAMQSAGDYPVVLHESLLLPPIVPQDARLYASLRVAHTVLAYLLFISILAHLAAALYHALIRRDGVLSSMTTGSGIRSMPDGQ; from the coding sequence ATGAACACCCCGACCCGTTTCAGCCCGCTATTGCGGGTCCTCCACTGGCTGATGGCGTTCCTGCTGCTGGCCATGCTCTTCATCGGCGTCAGCATGGTGGGCGACCTGTCGCCGCGCCACAGCGCCCTGGTGGCGCTGCACAAGCCGCTGGGCGTGACGCTGCTGGTCCTGGTGCTGATCCGCCTGACCGTGCGCCTGACTCGTCCGGTGCCGCCCCTGCCCGCCGACATGCCCGGCTGGCAGCAACGCATTGCCATGCTGTCCCACCTGCTGCTCTACGGCCTGATGATCGCCCTGCCCCTGGTGGGCTGGGCCATGCAGTCCGCCGGCGACTATCCGGTGGTGCTCCACGAGTCCCTGCTGCTGCCGCCCATCGTCCCGCAGGACGCGCGGCTCTATGCCTCGCTGCGCGTGGCCCACACTGTACTGGCGTACCTGCTGTTCATCAGCATCCTGGCGCACCTGGCGGCGGCCCTCTACCACGCGCTCATCCGCAGGGATGGCGTGCTTTCGAGCATGACCACCGGCAGTGGCATCCGATCGATGCCTGACGGTCAGTAG
- a CDS encoding DUF2790 domain-containing protein, translating into MKTLVVALSLSLASTVALAVTDQAAPPVTQYEYGVHLDIARVVQMTDLTTFCGVGPARMTYEDSQMQTKTIEYLVWGTGCKNDY; encoded by the coding sequence ATGAAAACCCTAGTCGTCGCCTTGAGTCTCAGCCTTGCCTCCACCGTCGCCCTGGCCGTCACGGACCAGGCCGCGCCGCCGGTCACCCAGTACGAATATGGTGTGCACCTGGATATCGCGCGGGTAGTCCAGATGACCGACCTCACCACCTTCTGCGGCGTGGGGCCGGCGCGCATGACCTACGAGGACAGCCAGATGCAGACGAAGACAATCGAGTACCTGGTCTGGGGCACCGGCTGCAAGAACGACTACTGA
- a CDS encoding magnesium transporter CorA family protein: MIHYYAQDGGVLHASAGQPGVAIPAATLWIDLMDPEPEEAAFIGQSLGVEIPSREAIVEIEETSRLYQHEGTLYMNATLVSGLREQRPISSDVMFVVAPDYLVTVRYANLPFFEYLEDKFLREPETHSSSEQIFLSLCGSVVDHIADMLELMQRELDDMSGAVFSEERGAAPQPKGSRADLQQVVKRLGRNNSGLVKLRESLISMGRVLDYSNAWSELWLSEPGLDRSRSIERDVRSLVDYVAKMFDEIAFLLSATLGLIDIEQNSIIKVFSIAAVLFLPPTLVGTVYGMNFRSMPELDWAFGYPVALGLMVVSAILPYAWFKWKGWF, encoded by the coding sequence ATGATCCACTACTACGCGCAGGATGGCGGCGTCCTGCACGCCAGCGCTGGCCAGCCCGGTGTGGCTATTCCCGCGGCCACCCTGTGGATCGACCTGATGGACCCCGAACCGGAAGAGGCGGCCTTCATCGGCCAGTCCCTGGGGGTGGAAATTCCCTCCCGCGAGGCCATCGTCGAGATCGAGGAAACCTCGCGCCTCTACCAGCATGAAGGCACCCTCTACATGAACGCGACCCTGGTGAGCGGCCTGCGCGAGCAGCGGCCGATCTCCAGCGACGTGATGTTCGTGGTGGCGCCCGACTACCTGGTAACGGTGCGCTACGCCAACCTGCCGTTCTTCGAATACCTGGAAGACAAGTTCCTCCGTGAGCCGGAAACCCACTCCTCCAGCGAGCAGATCTTCCTGTCCTTGTGCGGCAGCGTGGTGGACCACATCGCCGACATGCTGGAGCTGATGCAGCGCGAACTGGACGATATGTCAGGTGCGGTGTTCAGCGAGGAACGAGGTGCAGCGCCGCAGCCCAAGGGCAGCCGTGCCGACCTGCAACAGGTGGTCAAGCGCCTGGGCCGCAACAATTCGGGCCTGGTGAAGCTGCGCGAGAGCCTGATCAGCATGGGGCGGGTGCTGGACTATTCGAACGCATGGTCGGAGCTCTGGCTGAGCGAGCCCGGCCTGGACCGTTCGCGCTCCATCGAGCGGGACGTCCGCTCGCTGGTGGACTACGTGGCGAAAATGTTCGACGAGATCGCCTTCCTGCTCAGCGCCACCCTGGGGCTGATCGATATCGAGCAGAACAGCATCATCAAGGTGTTTTCCATCGCCGCCGTGCTCTTCCTGCCGCCGACCCTGGTAGGCACGGTGTACGGCATGAACTTCAGGTCCATGCCGGAGCTGGACTGGGCTTTCGGCTACCCGGTGGCGCTGGGCCTGATGGTGGTATCGGCGATCCTGCCGTACGCCTGGTTCAAGTGGAAAGGCTGGTTCTGA